The Vibrio toranzoniae sequence GGGCAGAACAATTAAGAAAATTGCCGCTAGCGAAAGGATAATGGTAGAAATCCAAAATAGAGTCATTACTGTTTATCTCCGTCGTTCTCTTCGTCGAGTAACGCTTTTAAACGTGCTTCTTTGTCTGCATCCCAGTCTTTATCTGACTCTACTGCCGCTTTCGATTTTGACTTTCTGCTGCGTAAAATGATCAAACCAAATCCAATAACAACCACTGCAAACGGACCAACCCAAAGGATTGAAGTTGCGAGTGTCAGCGGTGGATTGTAAGTAACAAAGTTACCATAGCGAGCAATCATGTAATCAATGATGTCTTGCTTCGACTTACCATCTTTTGTCATCTCGTACACTTTTTGGCGTAGATCGACCGCCAGTTCAGCGTTCGAATCACCAATGGTGTTGTTCTGGCATTTAGGACAACGAAGCGTGTTGCTCAGCTCTTTGAACTGCTGCTCTTGGTCAACGTTATCAAATTCATGGAACTCGATAGGTGCAGCAAAAGCCGTTGCCGAAATTGCAAACGTAGCGAATAGAGCAATCAGTGTCTTTTTAATCATTTCGCTTCCTCCAACAAATCTTGATACATCGGCTCAAGCGTCGACGCCCAGTTGGTTGGATTCACATCACCAACATGGCGGTAACGAACCACGCCGTTAGCATCCATCAGGAAGGTCTCAGGCGCGCCATACACACCTAGGTCTAGACCTAGCATACCGTTACCATCAAACAGACTGATTAAGTACGGGTTGCCTAGCTCGTTTAACCAACCGACAGCCTTGTTACGATCATCTTTGTAGTTCAAACCAATAATCTTAACGCCTTGATCAGCGAGCTTGTTCAGGTAAGAGTGCTCTGCATAACAAGTAGGACACCAAGTCGCCCACACATTAAGAAGTAGCGGCTCACCTTTAAAGATAGCTTGGTCGTGAAGTTTGCCCGGTTGCTCTAAGTCTTCTAGACGAAACTCAGGAACCGTTTTGCCAATCAATACGGATTCCAGTTTAGTCGGATCATCGCCCGACTGGTTGCGCATTAATTGCGTTGCAAAGACTCCAGCTAGAACCATGAACGCAATCAATGGAATGAATAAAATCTTCTTGTTCATTCGAATTAGGCCTCCTGCTCTTGAGCCGACTTTTTGGTTGGCTTACGGAAACGGTAACGACGATCACTAATAGCGATAACACCACCAATCGACATAATCAAAGAACCCGCCCAGATCCAACGTACAAACGGTTTGTAGTAGATGCGAACTGCCCAAGATTTGTTGTCGTCTAAACGCTCACCCATTGCGATGTATAGGTC is a genomic window containing:
- a CDS encoding DsbE family thiol:disulfide interchange protein, whose translation is MNKKILFIPLIAFMVLAGVFATQLMRNQSGDDPTKLESVLIGKTVPEFRLEDLEQPGKLHDQAIFKGEPLLLNVWATWCPTCYAEHSYLNKLADQGVKIIGLNYKDDRNKAVGWLNELGNPYLISLFDGNGMLGLDLGVYGAPETFLMDANGVVRYRHVGDVNPTNWASTLEPMYQDLLEEAK
- a CDS encoding cytochrome c-type biogenesis protein, with the protein product MIKKTLIALFATFAISATAFAAPIEFHEFDNVDQEQQFKELSNTLRCPKCQNNTIGDSNAELAVDLRQKVYEMTKDGKSKQDIIDYMIARYGNFVTYNPPLTLATSILWVGPFAVVVIGFGLIILRSRKSKSKAAVESDKDWDADKEARLKALLDEENDGDKQ